Proteins encoded by one window of Dryocola sp. LX212:
- a CDS encoding aspartate aminotransferase family protein, which translates to MSEQNPILSSSLQSIEAYQQAIAQSSEAVVQWLKQPEMYQGKSVAQLRERIMLDFNPQGLGNQAAIERAVEYFLKDSLSVHHPQCVAHLHCPSLVVSQAAEVLINATNQSMDSWDQSPSATLIEMKLVEWLRNLVGYRAGDAGVFTSGGTQSNLMGLMLARDAFFARQGHSVQQDGLVGNLSKMKVFCSEHAHFSVQKNMALLGLGYQSVTLVKTDCFARMDISDLAHKLELAKANGEHVMAIVATAGTTDAGAIDPLRDIARLAAENAIWVHVDAAWGGALLLSERYRHYLDGIELVDSITLDFHKQFFQTISCGAFLLKEARHYELMRYQAAYLNSEFDEEQGVPNLVSKSLQTTRRFDALKLWMGLEALGQKQYAAIIDHGVSLAQDVAHYVHEQPALELVMQPQLASVLFRYRPAEWPLEKSADVALLNQKTGDALLESGRANVGVTVHGGVTCLKLTLLNPTVTLEDIKILLALVEKTAQQIMAA; encoded by the coding sequence ATGTCCGAGCAAAACCCAATTCTTTCCTCTTCACTGCAAAGTATTGAGGCCTATCAGCAGGCCATCGCCCAGAGCAGCGAGGCCGTTGTGCAGTGGCTTAAGCAGCCTGAAATGTATCAGGGTAAGAGCGTTGCTCAGCTGCGCGAGCGCATCATGCTTGACTTCAACCCGCAGGGCCTGGGCAACCAGGCCGCCATCGAACGTGCTGTTGAATACTTTTTAAAGGACAGCCTGTCGGTGCATCACCCGCAGTGCGTTGCCCATCTGCATTGCCCGAGCCTGGTGGTTAGCCAGGCGGCGGAAGTGCTGATCAACGCCACCAACCAGAGCATGGACTCCTGGGACCAGAGCCCGTCGGCCACCCTCATCGAAATGAAGCTGGTCGAGTGGCTGCGTAACCTTGTGGGCTACCGGGCGGGCGACGCGGGCGTCTTCACCAGCGGCGGCACCCAAAGCAACCTGATGGGGCTGATGCTGGCACGCGACGCTTTCTTCGCGCGTCAGGGGCATTCCGTTCAGCAGGACGGGTTGGTGGGCAATCTCAGCAAGATGAAAGTTTTCTGTTCTGAGCACGCCCACTTCTCCGTACAGAAAAATATGGCGCTGCTGGGGCTGGGCTACCAGTCGGTAACGCTGGTCAAAACCGACTGCTTCGCGCGCATGGACATAAGCGACCTTGCCCACAAGCTGGAGCTGGCGAAGGCCAACGGTGAGCACGTCATGGCTATTGTGGCGACGGCGGGTACCACGGATGCCGGAGCGATCGATCCCCTGCGCGATATTGCACGCCTGGCCGCCGAAAACGCTATCTGGGTGCATGTGGATGCGGCATGGGGCGGTGCGCTGCTGCTTTCAGAGCGGTATCGCCACTATCTGGACGGCATCGAGCTGGTAGATTCCATTACGCTCGACTTCCACAAGCAGTTCTTCCAGACCATCAGCTGCGGCGCCTTCCTGCTAAAAGAAGCCCGCCACTACGAGCTGATGCGCTATCAGGCTGCCTACCTCAACTCCGAGTTTGACGAAGAGCAGGGCGTGCCGAACCTCGTGTCGAAATCCTTACAGACCACGCGCCGTTTCGACGCGCTGAAGCTGTGGATGGGGCTGGAGGCGTTGGGCCAGAAGCAGTACGCGGCTATTATTGACCACGGCGTGAGCCTGGCGCAGGACGTGGCTCATTACGTTCACGAGCAGCCAGCGCTTGAACTCGTGATGCAGCCCCAGCTGGCGAGCGTGCTGTTCCGCTATCGCCCGGCTGAATGGCCGCTGGAGAAGAGCGCCGATGTGGCTCTGCTGAACCAGAAAACGGGGGACGCGTTGTTGGAAAGCGGACGGGCCAACGTCGGGGTCACTGTGCATGGCGGGGTGACCTGCCTGAAGCTGACGCTACTGAACCCAACGGTGACGCTGGAGGACATTAAAATCCTGCTGGCGCTGGTTGAGAAAACGGCGCAGCAGATCATGGCGGCGTAG
- a CDS encoding BamA/TamA family outer membrane protein: MNRMLLYLLSVGLGLPVAACASGFIDDTDGMLDMSDYLTDNRYGFLPIPLVITEPAVGYGGGLFGLFLHDTADSENSKARQSGKMIPPAMTAFGGGGTQNGTWFVGGGHRHTWNNDSIRYLVALGYADVNLDIYSGDTLGFGGGKGVSTQTKGYGGMQRLLFRVSDTPFFVGASQFYANMDISADNRVINRALQRVLGENSTTSALGLMVQYDTTDNFFYPQRGLSVTGQYQFYSSFLGGDYRYNQLSIDGKYFQPLGHDLTLVLAGDYQSLSNHDGHLPPMARPYINLRGISRYRYQGDYVSTVQTQLEWQMTPRWTLQGFVGAGSASKEADELYHQTEVAWGGGFRYLVARKFGLRTGIDVAFSDSEQAVYFNVGAGL, encoded by the coding sequence ATGAACAGGATGCTGTTGTACCTTCTGAGCGTTGGGCTTGGGCTGCCCGTGGCCGCCTGTGCCAGCGGTTTTATAGACGATACGGATGGCATGCTTGATATGAGTGATTACCTGACGGATAACCGTTACGGTTTTCTGCCCATTCCGCTAGTGATCACCGAACCGGCGGTGGGCTACGGCGGAGGGCTGTTTGGCCTGTTCCTTCACGACACGGCGGACAGCGAAAACTCAAAAGCCAGGCAGAGCGGCAAAATGATCCCCCCGGCCATGACGGCGTTCGGCGGGGGGGGGACCCAGAACGGGACATGGTTTGTTGGCGGGGGACACCGCCACACGTGGAATAATGACAGCATCCGCTACCTCGTGGCGCTGGGCTATGCGGACGTCAATCTCGACATTTATTCCGGCGATACGCTGGGGTTTGGTGGGGGGAAGGGCGTCAGCACCCAGACTAAAGGCTATGGCGGTATGCAAAGGCTGCTGTTTCGGGTCAGCGATACGCCATTCTTCGTTGGTGCATCGCAGTTTTACGCCAATATGGATATTTCTGCGGACAACAGGGTTATTAACCGGGCGCTGCAGCGTGTGCTGGGCGAAAACAGTACGACTTCCGCGTTAGGGCTGATGGTGCAGTACGACACGACGGATAACTTTTTTTATCCCCAGCGCGGCCTATCGGTAACGGGCCAGTACCAGTTTTATTCCAGCTTCCTGGGCGGGGACTATCGCTACAACCAACTGTCCATCGACGGCAAATATTTTCAGCCCCTTGGTCATGATTTGACGCTGGTGCTGGCGGGGGACTATCAGTCATTGTCGAACCACGATGGGCATCTGCCGCCGATGGCTCGGCCCTATATTAATCTGCGGGGCATCTCGCGCTACCGCTACCAGGGGGATTACGTCAGCACAGTGCAAACGCAGCTGGAATGGCAGATGACGCCGCGCTGGACGCTGCAGGGATTTGTCGGTGCCGGAAGCGCCAGCAAAGAGGCGGATGAGCTTTATCACCAGACGGAAGTAGCATGGGGCGGCGGTTTTCGCTACCTGGTGGCCCGCAAATTCGGCCTGCGCACGGGGATAGACGTCGCTTTCAGCGACAGCGAGCAGGCGGTATATTTCAACGTTGGCGCGGGCCTGTAA
- a CDS encoding SH3 domain-containing protein codes for MKLRNLLALLVVTSVVGCKAPPPTMTDDTIVTSVVNGVTLTHRYAVSPPAEFTAIDADYRALYPGSILSKPDFGGKVIGQLENGQTYRVLGQVEHSWLAIAEKDKQQLTGYVPMRALVKSELYAQTLKKDRPRPRKAAKKTTCVAVDNASKACQNANNGTWIID; via the coding sequence ATGAAATTGCGAAATCTGTTAGCCCTCCTTGTCGTCACAAGCGTCGTTGGCTGCAAAGCGCCGCCTCCGACCATGACAGATGACACCATTGTGACCAGCGTGGTGAACGGCGTTACGCTCACCCACCGCTATGCCGTATCCCCTCCTGCGGAATTCACGGCGATTGATGCGGACTACCGGGCGCTCTATCCGGGATCTATTTTGAGCAAGCCAGACTTCGGGGGCAAAGTTATCGGTCAGCTGGAAAACGGCCAGACCTATCGCGTGCTGGGCCAGGTTGAACATTCGTGGCTTGCCATCGCGGAAAAAGACAAGCAGCAGCTGACAGGCTACGTGCCGATGCGCGCGCTGGTTAAAAGTGAGCTGTACGCTCAGACGCTGAAAAAAGATCGCCCACGCCCCCGCAAAGCGGCTAAGAAAACAACCTGTGTTGCGGTGGACAACGCCAGTAAAGCCTGCCAGAACGCCAACAACGGCACCTGGATCATCGATTAG
- a CDS encoding diaminobutyrate--2-oxoglutarate transaminase, producing the protein MTDKVRIDTLGANSLNGNNEAYLARQAEYESNVRSYPRKLPLAIAKAEGVWITDVENNHYLDCLAGAGTLALGHNHPDVLQSIQNVLTSGLPLHTLDLTTPLKDQFSAYLLSLLPSQGKEYCLQFTGPSGADAVEAALKLAKKVTGRSGIISFSGAYHGMTHGALSVTGNLSPKEAVNGMMPEVQFMPYPHQYRCPLGIGGEAGVKALTYYFENLIGDVESGVRKPAAVILEAVQGEGGVNPAPVEWLQRIRKVTQQHGILLIIDEVQAGFARTGKFFAFEHAGIEPDIIVMSKAVGGGLPLAVLGIKKAFDAWEPGHHTGTFRGNQLAMATGLKTLQLLKDNNVADKVAAQGEWLKGKLGELQKRYPVIGHVRGLGLMIGIEIVKPSEAQDHMGSYPADGELSALLQKKCFESGLILERGGRHGSVLRLLPSLLITNEELGMFLDKFEQAMLGAGLKPVGGEQA; encoded by the coding sequence ATGACGGATAAAGTCCGTATTGATACTTTAGGTGCAAATTCATTAAATGGTAACAACGAAGCGTATTTAGCAAGACAGGCTGAATATGAATCGAATGTCAGGAGTTATCCCCGTAAGCTGCCGCTGGCTATAGCCAAAGCCGAAGGCGTCTGGATAACCGATGTTGAGAATAATCACTATCTTGACTGTCTGGCCGGCGCGGGAACGCTGGCGCTGGGTCATAACCACCCTGACGTACTGCAAAGCATCCAAAATGTCCTTACCAGCGGCTTGCCGTTACATACACTGGACCTGACCACCCCCCTGAAAGACCAGTTTTCCGCGTATTTGCTCTCTTTATTACCCAGCCAGGGGAAAGAGTACTGCCTGCAGTTTACCGGCCCAAGCGGTGCGGACGCGGTAGAAGCGGCGCTGAAGCTTGCTAAAAAAGTCACCGGCAGAAGCGGTATCATCAGTTTCTCCGGGGCCTACCATGGCATGACGCACGGCGCGCTGTCCGTCACCGGCAACCTTTCACCCAAAGAAGCCGTCAACGGCATGATGCCGGAAGTGCAGTTTATGCCTTACCCGCACCAGTACCGCTGCCCGCTGGGCATTGGCGGTGAGGCCGGCGTTAAAGCCCTGACCTACTATTTCGAAAATCTGATAGGCGACGTGGAAAGCGGCGTGCGCAAACCTGCGGCGGTTATTCTGGAAGCCGTTCAGGGCGAGGGTGGCGTGAATCCGGCCCCGGTCGAGTGGCTGCAGCGCATCCGTAAGGTGACCCAGCAGCACGGCATTCTGCTGATTATTGACGAGGTTCAGGCTGGCTTCGCGCGTACGGGTAAATTCTTCGCCTTTGAACACGCGGGCATTGAACCTGACATTATCGTGATGTCCAAAGCCGTGGGCGGTGGCCTGCCGCTGGCAGTGCTCGGCATCAAAAAAGCATTCGATGCCTGGGAGCCAGGCCACCACACAGGCACCTTCCGCGGCAACCAGCTGGCGATGGCAACCGGGCTTAAGACATTACAGCTGCTGAAAGATAACAATGTGGCCGACAAAGTGGCGGCGCAGGGTGAATGGTTGAAGGGGAAGCTGGGCGAGCTGCAAAAACGTTATCCGGTTATCGGCCATGTACGCGGCCTGGGCCTGATGATCGGCATCGAGATTGTCAAGCCGTCCGAAGCGCAGGACCACATGGGCAGCTACCCGGCGGACGGCGAGCTGTCGGCGCTGCTGCAGAAGAAATGCTTTGAGTCAGGGCTGATCCTCGAGCGCGGCGGCCGTCACGGCAGCGTGCTGCGCCTGCTGCCTTCTCTGCTCATTACTAATGAAGAGCTGGGTATGTTCCTCGACAAATTCGAGCAGGCAATGCTGGGCGCAGGCCTGAAGCCCGTTGGCGGAGAACAAGCGTAA